One window of the Glycocaulis alkaliphilus genome contains the following:
- a CDS encoding ABC transporter ATP-binding protein, giving the protein MNDPALPVRSGPQSAGTLALAARLFSGWIAPRWPLLLLGLFLSAVTAASVSGYALVVREMTVLMELRDARVIWLAPAIVLPLVLIRSLSLYWQTLATNRLALSVMRDLQTAMYARLMEADFARLQGEGAGSLVSRFTNDITTLRESLVRAANNLTRDTLQVIGGVAVMIWLDWVLALLLLLILPLAGAPVLRIGAVIRKRSLSVMSQMGNVTSFLEETLSGTRLIKTFSLENYARGRSRTAFQERFQLLQAMVRDRSKIEPLMEIAGGVALAGIFAVAGWRMATGDSDVGRFLGVITALLIVSPALRALGSLAGAIQEGMGVLERVFNLLDEDPRLVETAGAKPLKTKGGAIALKDVQFAYGPEAPALNGVSLEVPAGKTVALVGPSGSGKTSVLNLIARLYDPQSGRLEIDGQDIANATLASVRGSLALVSQDTTLFDDTIAANIGFGALDAGQDAIEAAAKAADAHDFIMSLPGTYEFRAGPRGNLLSGGQRQRISIARALLKDAPILLLDEATSALDSQSEERVQAALERLSAGRTTLVIAHRLFTVRNADWIYVMDQGRVAEEGRHDDLVAAGGLYAQLCRIQFRDGDQAT; this is encoded by the coding sequence CTGAACGATCCCGCCCTTCCGGTACGCTCCGGCCCGCAATCGGCCGGAACGCTCGCGCTCGCCGCGCGGCTGTTTTCCGGCTGGATCGCGCCCAGATGGCCTTTGCTCCTGCTGGGCCTCTTCCTCTCTGCCGTCACGGCCGCCTCTGTTAGCGGTTATGCGCTGGTGGTTCGCGAGATGACGGTGCTGATGGAGCTGCGCGATGCGCGCGTCATCTGGCTGGCTCCGGCCATCGTGCTGCCGCTGGTACTGATCCGCAGCCTCAGCCTCTACTGGCAGACGCTGGCCACCAACCGGCTGGCCCTGTCGGTGATGCGTGATCTGCAGACCGCCATGTATGCCCGCCTGATGGAGGCCGACTTTGCCCGCCTGCAGGGCGAGGGCGCAGGCTCGCTGGTCTCGCGCTTTACCAATGACATCACCACCTTGCGCGAAAGCCTTGTGCGCGCCGCCAACAACCTCACCCGCGACACGCTGCAGGTCATTGGCGGGGTGGCGGTGATGATCTGGCTGGACTGGGTGCTGGCACTTTTGCTGCTGCTTATCCTGCCTCTGGCTGGCGCGCCGGTGCTGCGCATAGGTGCGGTCATCCGCAAGCGTTCGCTCAGCGTGATGAGCCAGATGGGCAATGTGACGAGCTTTCTGGAAGAAACCCTGAGCGGCACGCGCCTCATCAAGACCTTCTCGCTGGAAAACTACGCCCGCGGGCGCTCACGTACGGCCTTTCAGGAACGCTTCCAGCTCCTGCAGGCCATGGTCCGCGACCGCTCCAAGATCGAACCGCTGATGGAGATCGCCGGCGGTGTCGCGCTGGCGGGCATTTTCGCCGTCGCGGGCTGGCGCATGGCGACAGGCGATAGCGATGTGGGCCGCTTCCTTGGCGTGATCACCGCGCTGCTGATCGTCAGTCCTGCCTTACGCGCGCTCGGCTCGCTGGCCGGTGCCATACAGGAGGGGATGGGCGTGCTGGAGCGCGTCTTCAACCTGCTCGATGAAGACCCGCGCCTTGTCGAGACCGCCGGGGCCAAACCGCTCAAAACCAAAGGCGGCGCGATTGCGCTGAAGGATGTGCAGTTCGCCTACGGACCCGAGGCACCCGCCCTTAACGGCGTCTCGCTGGAGGTGCCTGCCGGCAAGACAGTTGCGCTTGTCGGCCCGTCCGGTTCCGGCAAGACCAGCGTGCTCAATCTCATCGCCCGGCTCTACGACCCGCAATCGGGCCGGTTGGAGATAGACGGGCAGGACATCGCCAATGCGACGCTCGCCAGCGTGCGCGGCTCGCTGGCGCTGGTCAGCCAGGACACGACCCTGTTTGACGACACCATCGCCGCCAATATCGGCTTTGGCGCGCTGGACGCCGGTCAGGACGCCATCGAGGCCGCCGCAAAGGCTGCCGATGCGCACGATTTCATCATGAGCCTGCCCGGCACTTACGAATTCCGGGCCGGGCCGCGCGGCAATCTGCTCTCCGGCGGACAGCGCCAGCGCATCTCCATAGCCCGCGCGCTTCTCAAAGACGCGCCCATCTTGCTGCTGGATGAAGCCACGTCCGCGCTGGATTCACAGTCCGAAGAGCGGGTCCAGGCGGCGCTGGAGCGCCTGAGCGCCGGGCGCACCACGCTCGTCATTGCGCACCGGCTCTTCACCGTACGCAATGCAGACTGGATCTATGTGATGGATCAGGGCCGGGTGGCCGAAGAAGGCCGCCATGACGATCTGGTCGCTGCAGGCGGGCTCTATGCCCAGCTATGCCGTATCCAGTTCCGCGACGGCGATCAGGCGACGTAG
- a CDS encoding fused DSP-PTPase phosphatase/NAD kinase-like protein codes for MSENFDDPAVLARARNSLMWDDHGVLRRAWHNHRHVGGQMWRGNQPDPERIAWLAEEGFKTILNLRGVQPGRAYYDLEHWAAKKHGMTVIDLGWGSREAPYVERIERLIEVFNTIEYPAFMHCKSGSDRAGIVAVMYLILHEGKPVEEAISHLSLKYGHVKQGKTGMLDHFFQLYLDRNAKEPVDFLTWVRTEYDRQACHDGFMASWWGSILTERLLRRE; via the coding sequence ATGAGCGAGAATTTTGATGATCCGGCCGTTCTGGCGCGTGCCCGCAACAGCCTCATGTGGGACGATCATGGCGTGCTACGCCGGGCCTGGCACAATCACCGCCATGTCGGCGGGCAGATGTGGCGGGGCAATCAGCCTGACCCGGAGCGTATTGCCTGGCTGGCAGAGGAGGGTTTCAAAACCATCCTCAATCTGCGTGGCGTACAGCCCGGCAGGGCCTATTACGATCTCGAACACTGGGCCGCGAAGAAGCACGGGATGACCGTGATCGATCTGGGCTGGGGTTCACGCGAGGCGCCCTATGTCGAGCGTATCGAGCGGCTGATTGAGGTCTTCAACACCATCGAGTACCCCGCCTTCATGCACTGCAAGTCCGGCTCCGACAGGGCGGGCATCGTCGCCGTGATGTACCTCATCCTGCATGAGGGAAAGCCGGTGGAAGAGGCGATCTCGCATCTCTCGCTCAAATATGGCCATGTGAAGCAGGGCAAGACCGGCATGCTGGATCATTTCTTCCAGCTCTATCTGGACCGGAATGCGAAAGAGCCGGTCGATTTCCTGACCTGGGTAAGAACCGAGTATGACCGGCAGGCCTGTCATGATGGTTTCATGGCCAGCTGGTGGGGCTCAATCCTCACAGAACGCCTGCTGCGCCGGGAATGA
- a CDS encoding lysophospholipid acyltransferase family protein, with protein MARSVLSFTPVQIALGALMGGYMSLVQHTTRWDVRRSEAMREIAARGGGAIGAFWHGRLLMSIALWPPRTQQPAILVSRSVDGDIIARAAAHHKVAGIRGSTRKRRRDGTLDDKGAMSAYRAMVRHIEEGGVMAITPDGPKGPRMRVTPGAIRLAEATGAPLLAVTWSIRWRKVFNSWDRFVLPFPFSRGVIIWSEPYHLPENPTADDREAARIWLEETLIALTREADMACGVEPVEPAPPAGARGA; from the coding sequence ATGGCAAGGTCCGTCTTGAGCTTTACGCCTGTCCAGATCGCACTTGGCGCGCTGATGGGCGGCTATATGTCCCTCGTCCAGCACACGACGCGCTGGGACGTGCGGCGCAGCGAAGCCATGCGCGAGATCGCCGCGCGCGGCGGCGGCGCCATTGGCGCCTTCTGGCATGGCCGTCTGCTGATGAGCATCGCGCTCTGGCCGCCCCGCACGCAGCAGCCCGCCATCCTGGTCTCGCGCTCGGTCGATGGCGACATTATCGCGCGCGCCGCCGCCCATCATAAGGTCGCCGGTATCCGCGGCTCCACGCGCAAGCGCCGCCGCGACGGCACCCTTGACGACAAGGGCGCGATGAGCGCCTACCGCGCCATGGTGCGCCATATCGAAGAGGGCGGCGTGATGGCCATTACACCGGACGGTCCCAAAGGCCCGCGCATGCGCGTCACGCCCGGAGCCATCCGCCTGGCCGAGGCCACCGGCGCGCCCTTGCTGGCGGTCACCTGGTCGATACGCTGGCGCAAGGTGTTCAATTCCTGGGACCGCTTCGTGTTGCCCTTTCCGTTTTCACGCGGCGTCATCATCTGGAGCGAGCCCTACCATCTGCCCGAAAACCCCACCGCAGACGACCGTGAAGCGGCGCGTATCTGGCTGGAAGAAACCCTGATCGCGCTGACGCGTGAAGCGGATATGGCCTGCGGCGTCGAGCCGGTAGAGCCCGCACCGCCAGCCGGAGCGCGCGGCGCATGA
- a CDS encoding 3-deoxy-D-manno-octulosonic acid transferase produces the protein MTALPPALSLYRLASGLAAPLAPALLSSRAAKGKEDESRVAERLGRASLPRPEGSLVWIHGASVGESRVALTLAGALIAARPGLNVLLTSGTVTSAALVGREAPPGVIHQYIPADTPGAARRFAAHWKPDVAVFVESELWPNLILETARSGARLALVNARMNESSLRRWQRWQRSGKALVGLFDWISPADGRTARGLGQLLGRKLSVAGNLKLEILPPMPSRDKLAAARTIVNGRPLWVAASTHAGEEEIVLDAHQHLLARHRDALLILVPRHPDRASAIGNLMEQRQLGFALRSRREAPGQDTPVWLADTLGEMSLWFELAPVALIAGSLKPAIGGHNPIEATRLGCPVISGPWRDSFSDIFDAYETYGAVTTVQDAAGLAEAVRRHWAGEGAGISAGQAALSALTGNVLETTTRKLLALVDTPAEKS, from the coding sequence ATGACCGCCCTGCCCCCGGCCCTGTCGCTTTACCGTTTGGCATCCGGCCTGGCCGCGCCGCTGGCCCCTGCCCTGCTGTCATCGCGCGCGGCCAAGGGCAAGGAGGATGAAAGCCGCGTGGCCGAGCGTCTGGGCCGTGCCTCCCTGCCCCGGCCCGAAGGCAGTCTTGTCTGGATCCATGGTGCCAGCGTGGGCGAAAGCCGTGTCGCGCTTACCCTTGCCGGTGCGCTGATAGCGGCCCGCCCCGGCCTCAACGTGCTGCTGACCTCCGGCACCGTCACCTCCGCTGCCCTTGTCGGACGCGAAGCACCGCCCGGCGTCATCCATCAGTACATCCCTGCAGACACCCCCGGCGCCGCACGGCGCTTCGCCGCGCACTGGAAGCCGGATGTCGCCGTATTCGTGGAAAGCGAGCTGTGGCCGAACCTCATCCTCGAAACGGCACGCTCCGGTGCGCGTCTGGCGCTGGTCAATGCGCGGATGAACGAGTCCTCCTTGCGCCGCTGGCAACGCTGGCAGCGTTCAGGCAAGGCGCTGGTAGGCCTGTTTGACTGGATCAGCCCCGCAGACGGGCGCACCGCGCGCGGGCTTGGTCAGTTGCTCGGCCGCAAGCTGTCCGTCGCGGGCAATCTGAAGCTGGAAATCCTGCCCCCCATGCCGTCGAGGGACAAGCTGGCCGCGGCCCGTACCATCGTCAATGGCCGTCCTCTATGGGTGGCGGCCAGCACGCATGCGGGCGAGGAAGAGATCGTTCTGGACGCCCATCAGCATCTTCTCGCCCGTCATCGCGATGCCCTGCTCATTCTGGTGCCGCGCCATCCAGACCGTGCCAGCGCAATCGGGAACCTCATGGAGCAGCGCCAGCTGGGGTTTGCCCTGCGGTCGCGGCGTGAAGCCCCCGGCCAGGACACGCCCGTATGGCTGGCGGACACGCTGGGAGAGATGTCCCTCTGGTTTGAACTGGCACCCGTAGCCTTGATCGCCGGCAGCCTGAAACCCGCCATTGGCGGGCATAACCCGATCGAAGCGACACGGCTGGGCTGCCCGGTCATTTCCGGTCCATGGCGTGACAGCTTCTCCGACATTTTCGACGCCTACGAGACCTATGGCGCCGTCACCACGGTGCAGGACGCCGCCGGGCTGGCCGAAGCCGTACGGCGCCACTGGGCCGGTGAGGGCGCAGGCATCAGCGCAGGTCAGGCCGCCCTGTCAGCGCTGACCGGCAATGTACTGGAGACCACCACCCGCAAGCTCCTCGCGCTTGTCGACACGCCCGCGGAGAAAAGCTGA
- the lpxK gene encoding tetraacyldisaccharide 4'-kinase — translation MRPPAFWNDKAGRSSGAVTRALLSPLGWAYAAAGAARIARTTPFKADVPVICVGNLTLGGTGKTPVSAALLSMLQDMGANPFALSRGWGGRLKGPVRVDAGQHSADDVGDEPLLLARAAPAIISADRPAGAQLAVNEGASIIVMDDGHQNPALHKDFSFVVVDGETGWGPGTIFPAGPLREPVSAGLARADAVIVMMPDSESLPDLARLQLDQLEKPVFRAWLAPSASVPEGRLLAFAGIGRPQKFFDGLKAAGGDLADAIQFPDHHRFSASDLKRLADLAESWNARLVTTEKDHVRLPAGFRDTVLDYPVQAAFADEARIRDCLDAVRSGVKT, via the coding sequence ATGCGCCCGCCCGCCTTCTGGAATGACAAGGCCGGCCGCTCCTCAGGTGCCGTCACGCGCGCCCTGCTCTCCCCGCTGGGCTGGGCCTATGCGGCGGCAGGCGCGGCGCGCATCGCGCGCACGACGCCCTTCAAGGCGGATGTGCCGGTGATCTGCGTCGGCAATCTGACCCTTGGCGGCACCGGCAAGACGCCGGTAAGCGCGGCTCTCCTGTCCATGCTGCAGGACATGGGCGCGAACCCGTTCGCCCTGTCACGCGGCTGGGGCGGGCGTCTGAAAGGTCCGGTGCGGGTCGATGCGGGCCAACACAGCGCAGACGATGTGGGCGATGAGCCGCTATTGCTGGCGCGCGCCGCGCCAGCAATCATCTCGGCTGACCGCCCCGCAGGGGCGCAGCTCGCCGTCAATGAGGGCGCCAGCATCATCGTCATGGATGACGGCCACCAGAACCCTGCCCTGCACAAGGATTTCTCTTTCGTCGTGGTCGATGGCGAGACCGGCTGGGGGCCGGGCACCATCTTTCCGGCCGGACCTTTGCGTGAGCCGGTCAGCGCCGGACTGGCCCGCGCCGATGCCGTGATCGTGATGATGCCGGACAGCGAGAGCCTGCCGGACCTTGCCCGCCTGCAACTGGACCAGTTGGAAAAGCCGGTTTTCCGTGCATGGCTCGCTCCGTCCGCCTCCGTGCCGGAGGGCAGATTGCTGGCCTTTGCCGGCATTGGCCGCCCGCAGAAATTCTTTGATGGCCTCAAGGCTGCAGGCGGCGACCTGGCCGATGCCATCCAGTTTCCCGACCATCACCGCTTCAGCGCGAGCGATCTCAAACGCCTGGCAGACCTCGCCGAGAGCTGGAATGCCCGGCTTGTCACCACCGAGAAGGATCATGTGCGCCTGCCCGCCGGGTTCCGTGACACGGTGCTGGACTATCCGGTGCAGGCGGCATTTGCCGACGAGGCCCGGATCAGGGATTGTCTGGACGCGGTTCGCAGCGGGGTAAAGACCTAG
- a CDS encoding lysophospholipid acyltransferase family protein — protein sequence MSSVLKRAGWRTEAALFDGYEASMRALGMERASDTGSAIVSRLGPLMRQHQIARRNMELVFPHANPGEIDALLGAMWDNMGRVAGELPLLGRMDLSGQGEQVRIEGLDILRELQRQQRPILLFGGHFANWEVLVGTVATQVPNCCLVYRHLNNPYIDARLRGRRASMGGHVFAPKGDAGARIILKSMQEARPVAMMVDQKMNDGIEAPFFGHPAMTASGGARMALRHDAVVLPMSIARRHGPNFIVRIHEPLTRPVATERNAAVLELVTAMNRFIEQRILETPAQWFWVHRRFPKDIYRKAEG from the coding sequence ATGAGTTCGGTTCTCAAACGTGCAGGCTGGCGCACGGAAGCGGCCCTGTTCGACGGATATGAAGCGTCTATGCGCGCGCTCGGCATGGAGCGGGCCAGCGATACCGGCTCGGCCATTGTCTCACGGCTGGGACCGCTCATGCGCCAGCACCAGATCGCCCGGCGCAATATGGAGCTGGTATTTCCGCACGCGAACCCCGGCGAGATCGACGCCCTGCTGGGCGCGATGTGGGACAATATGGGCCGCGTGGCCGGGGAGTTGCCGCTGCTCGGCCGCATGGATCTCAGCGGGCAGGGCGAGCAGGTCCGCATTGAGGGCCTCGACATATTGCGCGAGCTGCAGCGCCAGCAGCGCCCCATCCTGCTTTTCGGCGGACATTTCGCGAACTGGGAAGTGCTGGTGGGCACCGTGGCCACGCAAGTGCCAAATTGCTGCCTGGTCTACCGGCATCTGAACAATCCCTATATCGACGCCCGGCTGCGCGGCCGGCGCGCCTCCATGGGCGGGCATGTCTTTGCGCCCAAGGGTGATGCCGGCGCGCGCATCATCCTCAAATCCATGCAGGAAGCCCGGCCTGTGGCGATGATGGTCGACCAGAAGATGAATGACGGGATCGAGGCCCCGTTCTTCGGTCACCCGGCAATGACGGCCTCAGGCGGGGCGCGCATGGCCCTGCGCCATGACGCGGTGGTGCTGCCCATGTCGATAGCGCGCAGGCATGGCCCGAACTTCATCGTGCGCATTCACGAGCCCCTGACCCGTCCGGTGGCCACCGAGCGCAATGCCGCCGTGCTTGAGCTGGTCACGGCGATGAACCGCTTTATCGAACAGCGCATCCTTGAAACGCCGGCCCAGTGGTTCTGGGTACACCGGCGCTTTCCCAAGGACATCTACCGCAAGGCGGAGGGCTGA
- a CDS encoding M23 family metallopeptidase encodes MSVLLAAALAIASPEPAIACSGEHRQGGVLVCRTAPGATVMIDDVETRANDEGWVILGHDRDAPEETRLRVRIDGEWVFDARYDVAPAEYDIQRIEGLPPAMVTPPPEVLERIRAEGVRKGQAHASRWDGDGFMTGFIQPTQGRISSRFGGQRIYNGEPRTPHYGVDIAAPTGTEVLAPAGGIVRLADTDMYFEGGLIFIDHGQGFNSAYLHLSEVLVEEGDVVEQGQLIARVGSTGRSTGPHLCWRIRWHGRNVDPFATLDVQPSALR; translated from the coding sequence ATGAGCGTGCTTCTTGCCGCTGCGCTGGCGATTGCCAGCCCTGAGCCTGCGATTGCGTGCAGCGGTGAACACCGTCAGGGCGGGGTGCTGGTATGCCGTACCGCGCCCGGCGCCACCGTCATGATCGATGATGTCGAGACCCGCGCCAATGACGAGGGCTGGGTCATTCTCGGCCATGACCGCGATGCGCCCGAAGAGACGCGCCTGCGTGTCCGGATCGACGGGGAATGGGTGTTCGATGCGCGCTATGATGTGGCGCCAGCGGAGTATGACATCCAGCGCATTGAGGGCCTGCCGCCTGCCATGGTCACCCCGCCGCCGGAAGTGCTCGAACGCATTCGCGCCGAAGGCGTGCGCAAAGGCCAGGCCCATGCCTCGCGCTGGGATGGTGACGGGTTCATGACCGGCTTCATCCAGCCCACACAGGGGCGTATCTCGAGCCGGTTCGGCGGTCAGCGCATCTATAATGGCGAGCCGCGCACCCCCCATTACGGTGTGGACATCGCCGCGCCCACCGGCACCGAGGTGCTGGCACCGGCTGGCGGCATTGTCAGGCTGGCTGACACTGACATGTATTTCGAGGGCGGGCTGATCTTCATCGATCACGGGCAGGGCTTCAACTCGGCCTATCTGCACCTGTCCGAAGTCCTTGTCGAAGAGGGGGATGTGGTCGAGCAGGGCCAGCTGATCGCCCGGGTGGGGTCCACCGGGCGCTCCACCGGCCCGCACCTGTGCTGGCGTATCCGCTGGCACGGGCGCAATGTCGACCCGTTCGCCACGCTGGATGTTCAGCCCTCCGCCTTGCGGTAG
- a CDS encoding DUF2093 domain-containing protein: MNRFERDFTGEAKLEYGDADFMILEPGAYVLCAVTGEKIPLNQLRYWSSELQEAFKDAQAATKRWLEIHSEPGMQT; this comes from the coding sequence ATGAACCGCTTCGAGCGCGATTTCACAGGCGAAGCCAAGCTGGAATATGGCGATGCCGACTTCATGATACTGGAGCCGGGCGCCTATGTGCTGTGCGCGGTCACGGGCGAGAAAATCCCGCTCAACCAGCTGCGCTACTGGAGCTCGGAGCTGCAGGAAGCCTTCAAGGACGCGCAGGCCGCGACGAAGCGCTGGCTGGAAATCCATTCAGAGCCGGGGATGCAGACATGA
- a CDS encoding NADH:flavin oxidoreductase, translating into MTNAAALFQPFQLGSLSLANRIVMAPMTRSFSPGGVPGEDVVAYYRRRAENAVGLIITEGTTVDRPGASFDPAIPNFHAPESLAGWKKVVDAVHAAGGKIAPQLWHVGLARRPGTGPHPDAPSDSPSGILPNGKSIGEPMSEEDIADTIHAFAKAAKAAVETGFDAVELHGAHGYLIDQFFWEGLNKRTDRFGGDLKGRLTFGEEIVRAVRAEMPAAMPLILRYSQWKQQDYTARLAETPQALEAFLSPLADAGVDIFHASTRRFWIPEFEGSDLNLAGWTKKLTGKPVITVGSVGLNSDFLGAFMGEGSPAASLDGLLKRFEDGEFDLVAIGRALLSDPQWAAKVRDGRFDELADFSAEALKELV; encoded by the coding sequence ATGACCAATGCTGCTGCCCTGTTCCAGCCCTTCCAGCTGGGTTCGCTCTCCCTTGCCAACCGCATCGTGATGGCGCCGATGACGCGCTCCTTCTCGCCGGGCGGTGTGCCGGGCGAGGACGTGGTGGCCTATTACCGCCGCCGCGCGGAAAACGCGGTGGGCCTGATCATCACCGAAGGCACGACCGTGGACCGTCCGGGCGCGAGCTTCGACCCTGCCATACCTAACTTCCACGCGCCGGAATCGCTGGCCGGCTGGAAAAAGGTTGTCGATGCGGTGCATGCCGCCGGCGGGAAGATCGCGCCCCAGCTCTGGCATGTGGGCCTTGCGCGCCGTCCCGGCACCGGGCCGCATCCCGACGCTCCCTCCGACAGCCCGTCGGGCATATTGCCGAACGGCAAGAGCATTGGCGAGCCGATGAGCGAGGAAGACATTGCCGACACGATCCACGCCTTTGCCAAGGCGGCAAAGGCCGCGGTGGAGACCGGCTTTGACGCGGTCGAGCTGCACGGCGCCCACGGTTATCTGATCGACCAGTTCTTCTGGGAAGGCCTCAACAAGCGCACCGACCGCTTTGGTGGCGACCTGAAAGGCCGTCTCACATTCGGCGAGGAAATCGTCCGGGCCGTGCGTGCGGAAATGCCGGCCGCCATGCCGCTCATCCTGCGCTATTCGCAGTGGAAGCAGCAGGACTACACCGCGCGCCTGGCCGAAACGCCGCAAGCGCTGGAAGCCTTCCTCAGCCCGCTGGCCGATGCCGGTGTCGACATTTTCCACGCCTCCACGCGGCGCTTCTGGATCCCCGAATTTGAGGGCTCCGATCTCAATCTTGCCGGCTGGACGAAAAAGCTCACCGGCAAGCCGGTCATCACTGTCGGCTCGGTCGGCCTCAACTCGGACTTCCTTGGCGCCTTCATGGGCGAAGGTTCTCCGGCGGCCTCTCTCGATGGCCTGCTGAAGCGCTTTGAGGATGGCGAGTTCGATCTCGTCGCCATCGGCCGGGCGCTGCTGTCCGATCCGCAATGGGCCGCCAAGGTGCGCGATGGCCGGTTTGACGAGCTGGCTGATTTTTCGGCTGAAGCGCTCAAGGAGCTGGTGTAG
- a CDS encoding MaoC family dehydratase, producing the protein MSLLEQYAGRIGETVTSDWFEVDQARVNAFADVTLDHQFIHVDPKRAAKETPFGGPIAHGFLTLSLLSHFAESTLPPLPGKVIGINYGFDKVRFLSPVRVGSRIRGKFTLAKAEERKPGQIQLVQSCSVEIEGTDTPALAAEWLSLIVYG; encoded by the coding sequence ATGAGCCTTCTGGAACAATATGCCGGACGCATCGGTGAAACTGTCACGTCAGACTGGTTTGAAGTGGATCAGGCGCGGGTCAACGCCTTCGCCGACGTGACGCTGGACCACCAGTTCATCCATGTGGACCCGAAACGGGCAGCGAAAGAAACGCCTTTTGGCGGCCCGATTGCCCACGGCTTCCTGACGCTCTCGCTTCTCTCCCATTTTGCCGAATCCACCCTGCCGCCTCTGCCGGGCAAGGTGATTGGCATCAATTACGGCTTCGACAAGGTACGCTTCCTGTCGCCGGTGCGGGTGGGTTCGCGCATCCGGGGCAAGTTCACGCTGGCAAAAGCAGAAGAGCGCAAGCCCGGCCAGATCCAGCTGGTGCAGAGCTGTTCGGTCGAGATTGAAGGCACTGATACCCCTGCGCTCGCCGCAGAATGGCTGAGCCTGATCGTCTACGGCTAG
- a CDS encoding flagellin, whose protein sequence is MRISTQAASQSALMDLMRAQRQLYESGQQVSTGLKAPDLKGYGNEVETILFARGALARSDNFVEASKRLASRLDVQDLALNEMSDAVQDLRLALTTNDGTFLMNDVQAAFSRFSAALNTQFNGSFIFSGTRTDAVPFTADTIAQVQGAADIADLFHNSSKSQTGRIEENTTVETGFLADELAADLMAIFARIADFNAGPDGPFDGTVTTVQQEFLSTEIGNVIAAFENISSAIGKNGSLQARLETAQQSNAQRSDYLKTMIAGMEEVDMAEAANRLTQAQMAMQVSALVFSDMSQVSLLPFLR, encoded by the coding sequence ATGCGTATTTCAACACAGGCTGCCTCCCAGTCGGCGCTCATGGACCTGATGCGCGCGCAGCGTCAGCTTTACGAATCCGGCCAGCAGGTCTCAACCGGCCTGAAAGCGCCGGACCTGAAAGGCTATGGCAATGAGGTCGAGACCATCCTCTTTGCGCGGGGTGCGCTGGCGCGCTCTGACAATTTTGTCGAGGCGAGCAAACGCCTTGCCAGCCGGCTGGACGTGCAGGATCTGGCGCTGAACGAGATGTCCGATGCCGTGCAGGATTTGCGGCTGGCGCTTACCACCAATGACGGCACTTTCCTGATGAACGACGTGCAGGCCGCGTTCAGCCGTTTCTCCGCTGCGCTGAACACCCAGTTCAACGGCTCTTTCATTTTCAGCGGCACGCGCACCGATGCGGTTCCCTTTACCGCTGACACCATTGCGCAGGTTCAGGGCGCGGCGGACATAGCCGATCTGTTCCATAACTCCAGCAAGTCCCAGACCGGCCGGATTGAAGAGAACACCACGGTGGAGACCGGGTTTCTGGCCGATGAGCTGGCAGCAGACCTGATGGCGATTTTTGCCCGCATTGCCGATTTCAATGCCGGCCCGGACGGACCGTTTGACGGCACCGTCACCACGGTTCAGCAGGAATTCCTGTCCACCGAAATTGGCAATGTCATCGCGGCGTTCGAGAATATTTCCAGCGCCATTGGCAAGAATGGTTCGTTGCAGGCGCGTCTTGAAACGGCCCAGCAGAGCAACGCCCAGCGGTCCGATTATCTCAAAACCATGATCGCCGGCATGGAAGAGGTCGACATGGCTGAGGCTGCGAACCGCCTTACACAGGCGCAGATGGCCATGCAGGTATCGGCCCTTGTCTTTTCCGACATGAGCCAGGTCTCGCTACTGCCCTTCCTGCGCTAG